Proteins encoded in a region of the Raphanus sativus cultivar WK10039 chromosome 8, ASM80110v3, whole genome shotgun sequence genome:
- the LOC130498549 gene encoding uncharacterized protein LOC130498549 yields MGDAKEMVKSSGVGIEGRTSPYYLAPSDNPGTAISPVVLSGDNYAEWSSELENALCAKRKLGFVNGNLVMPNEKENPVEAEMWRTANSMIVGWIRASISPVIRSTIPFTPDACKMWTELKKRFSVGSAVRVHQLKAELASCKQNGSSVLDYFGRLSQKWEELLNCKPIPTCTCAASGVYAKEYEEEKVHQFLLGLDEARFSNVCTNIIGMEPLPDLNSVYQRVVREEKRIGGARVEAKEAPVGFAATAKEAHDSALAMAAVTRSRSAVVCGNCGRNGHEKKDCWQLIGFPEWWTERNQSSGRGGRGRGRGRTNSSRANAVQGSGASSSNTKGEASQGLSAEQWACLTSLLEQQKPASVPDRLNGPFYEDSDWSR; encoded by the exons ATGGGTGATGCAAAAGAAATGGTTAAGTCATCTGGTGTCGGCATTGAAGGAAGGACGTCTCCTTACTATCTAGCCCCCTCAGATAATCCAGGAACCGCAATCAGTCCGGTGGTTCTGAGCGGAGACAATTACGCGGAGTGGTCGTCGGAACTTGAAAACGCTTTATGTGCAAAGCGGAAGTTAGGTTTCGTTAATGGAAATTTGGTGATGCCAAACGAGAAGGAGAATCCCGTAGAAGCAGAGATGTGGCGAACTGCGAATTCAATGATCGTTGGTTGGATCAGGGCTTCAATCTCCCCTGTTATCAGATCAACGATTCCATTCACACCTGATGCGTGCAAGATGTGGACGGAGCTTAAGAAGAGATTCTCAGTGGGTAGTGCTGTACGAGTGCACCAGCTCAAGGCGGAGCTAGCCTCGTGTAAACAGAATGGTTCGAGTGTCTTGGACTATTTTGGAAGGTTATCCCAGAAGTGGGAGGAGTTGTTGAACTGTAAGCCTATTCCAACATGTACGTGTGCAGCATCTGGAGTTTATGCTAAAGAATATGAAGAGGAGAAGGTTCATCAGTTTCTGTTGGGACTTGATGAAGCAAGATTTAGCAATGTGTGCACAAACATTATTGGAATGGAGCCACTGCCCGATCTCAACTCTGTGTATCAGCGAGTTGTTCGAGAAGAGAAGAGAATTGGTGGTGCTCGTGTTGAAGCCAAGGAAGCTCCAGTCGGGTTCGCTGCTACTGCAAAAGAAGCACATGACTCGGCTTTAGCTATGGCTGCAGTCACTAGGAGTCGGAGTGCTGTGGTGTGTGGTAACTGTGGAAGGAATGGGCATGAGAAGAAGGATTGTTGGCAGCTCATAGGTTTCCCGGAATGGTGGACTGAGAGAAATCAGTCGAGTGGTAGaggaggaagaggcagaggacgaggaagaacaAACTCATCCCGAGCCAATGCAGTACAAGGATCTGGTGCGTCTTCGTCTAACACCAAGGGAGAGGCTAGTCAGGGCCTAAGTGCAGAGCAATGGGCGTGTCTCACATCCTTACTCGAACAACAGAAACCAGCTTCGGTACCAGACAGGCTAAACG GACCGTTTTACGAGGACTCTGATTGGAGCCGGTGA